A single genomic interval of Spinacia oleracea cultivar Varoflay chromosome 6, BTI_SOV_V1, whole genome shotgun sequence harbors:
- the LOC110775805 gene encoding protein STRUBBELIG-RECEPTOR FAMILY 3: MGFLNLNLHQKWTVIVGLIMALTVSFCSGYTDPRDVFAINSLYAALGSPPLPGWIPLGGDPCVEAWQGVLCVNSNITEISLNNAGLGGEMGTSLNSFSAIISIDLSGNHIGGTIPANLPPTVRTLFLSDNQLTGGIPDLSVLSQLTDLSLNKNNLTGGLPDSFQQLPGLINLDISENNLSGPLPPSMGSLSSLTTLHLQNNELTGLLDVIQDLPLTDLNVENNLFSGPIPPRLLTIPNFRSTGNPFNTSVLPSAPAASPTLAPATNSSLPGQSPSRETRKQPEDKPSVSEASNSSKSTKYIKPIVSAGIAVLILLAIVLGLWFGIAKWCKKRQASDEFTKGNVKPLYEGKGEKPRYNDSLPQTHNQAGKAFQETSLKIPTVSNVDQKQVKGVKEVAMSKDAHSIDMTRTAVSSMSTQPAPPPRHFSNENITLKPIMPTVVTKTHKSTIPSSVKSFTIASLQQYTNSFSQENLIGEGMIGSVYKAELPDGKLVAVKKLNNTTSSQQSEDEFSQLVSSISNIQHESVVKLAGYCSEYGQRLIIYEYCDNATLYEALHLDDEIHNKLSWNTRIRIALGAAKALEYLHEDCQPPVVHMNFKSANILLDDKFEPLISDCGLAYLLSDTYTAQVSGGYGAPELELGTYTQQSDVFSFGVVMLELLTGRKSYDSTRPRGEQFLVRWAITQLHDIDALSKMVDPSLDGSYPSKSLSRFADIISLCVQAEPEFRPPMSEIAQDLLNMIQRESRP, translated from the exons TGGAGGTGACCCTTGTGTGGAAGCTTGGCAAGGTGTACTTTGTGTTAATTCAAACATTACTGAAAT TTCACTAAACAATGCTGGTCTGGGAGGAGAAATGGGTACTAGTTTGAATTCTTTCTCTGCAATTATATCAAT aGACCTCAGTGGCAATCACATTGGGGGTACCATTCCTGCCAATTTACCTCCCACAGTGAGGACGTT GTTCCTTTCTGACAATCAGTTAACTGGAGGCATTCCCGACTTATCTGTATTAAGTCAGTTGACAGACCT GTCATTAAACAAGAATAACTTGACGGGGGGATTACCGGATAGCTTTCAACAACTCCCTGGTTTAATAAACTT GGATATCTCTGAAAACAATCTAAGTGGTCCTTTGCCACCTTCAATGGGGAGTTTGTCATCTCTTACGACTCT TCACTTGCAGAATAATGAGCTCACAGGACTCCTTGATGTTATACAAGACCTTCCCCTGACTGATTT AAATGTAGAGAACAACCTATTTTCCGGCCCTATACCTCCCAGACTGCTGACTATTCCAAATTTCAG AAGCACTGGAAACCCTTTCAATACCAGTGTTCTTCCATCAGCTCCAGCAGCATCCCCAACATTAGCGCCAGCAACAAATTCATCTTTACCTGGACAGTCTCCTTCCCGAGAAACACGCAAGCAGCCTGAAGATAAACCATCAGTTTCTGAAGCATCAAATTCCTCAAAATCAACAAAGTACATAAAGCCAATAGTTAGTGCTGGTATTGCTGTGTTGATACTTCTAGCTATCGTACTAGGTCTGTGGTTTGGTATTGCGAAATGGTGCAagaaaaggcaagcaagtgacgAATTTACCAAGGGGAATGTAAAACCTTTATATGAAGGGAAAGGAGAAAAACCAAGATATAATGATTCTTTACCTCAAACACATAATCAAGCTGGTAAAG CATTCCAGGAGACATCTTTAAAGATCCCGACTGTGAGCAATGTAGATCAGAAACAGGTGAAAGGTGTAAAAGAAGTTGCCATGAGTAAGGATGCTCATTCTATAGACATGACAAGGACTGCTGTGAGTTCTATGTCAACACAACCAGCACCACCTCCTCGACACTTTTCTAATGAGAACATAACGCTTAAACCAATCATGCCGACTGTAGTGACTAAAACTCACAAGTCCACCATTCCAAGCTCTGTCAAGTCTTTCACCATTGCTTCACTTCAGCAGTACACTAATAGCTTTTCTCAAGAAAATCTTATCGGTGAAGGCATGATAGGAAGTGTTTATAAGGCTGAACTTCCTGATGGAAAG CTCGTTGCAGTGAAGAAACTCAACAACACCACTTCTAGCCAGCAGAGTGAAGACGAATTTTCTCAGCTAGTTTCTTCTATCTCTAATATTCAACATGAAAGTGTTGTCAAGCTTGCTGGATACTGTTCCGAGTATGGGCAAAGACTGATCATCTATGAGTACTGCGATAATGCTACATTGTATGAAGCACTGCATCTTGATGATGAGATCCATAACAAACTTTCATGGAATACACGTATCAGAATTGCACTTGGAGCCGCAAAAGCCCTTGA ATATTTGCATGAGGATTGTCAACCCCCTGTTGTACATATGAACTTCAAATCCGCCAATATTCTCCTTGATGATAAGTTTGAGCCTCTAATCTCAGACTGTGGTTTAGCATATCTGCTATCAGATACTTATACAGCTCAG GTTTCAGGTGGGTATGGTGCTCCAGAACTCGAGCTAGGAACATATACTCAACAAAGTGATGTATTCAGCTTCGGGGTAGTCATGCTAGAACTTCTTACTGGCAGGAAATCCTATGACAG TACACGACCTCGAGGAGAACAATTTCTTGTGAGGTGGGCAATTACTCAGTTGCATGACATAGATGCGTTATCAAAGATGGTAGATCCTTCACTAGATGGATCGTATCCATCTAAATCGTTATCCCGTTTTGCAGATATAATTTCCCTCTGTGTTCAG GCCGAGCCAGAATTCAGGCCTCCCATGTCAGAAATTGCGCAGGACCTCTTAAACATGATTCAGAGAGAGTCAAGACCTTAA
- the LOC110775806 gene encoding uncharacterized protein, with product MAVDDDMCSGDGMQCTDHPYRTTSPGGGGICALCLQDKLGKLVSSSSTSFFIGSNSSSSPSFRSDVPSSTTTAAATTSMSISLSAAPAAATSTSNVVAASASNGGSGGGSRYHHYQHHQESHHNNHRRARIPFLLTQKKKKKAPPHDNLSSSTATVSAATTTTTSVLKRSKSTATPRSGRYLNGDYSQDFSPRRRGFWSFLHLSNSSHNNDFNHHKKTTTTTTTTTTTTTTTAEKPGPLIGSSTIAAAPEAVTVAVVVVDESQDDSPNSSSGGGGGGSNTSSFGRKVSRSRSVGCGSRSFSGDFFERISTGFGDCTLRRVESQREGSKHRHSTSRAAGDTVREKVRCGGLFGGLIITSSSSSTSSSSSYWAGDARPNGPTATPAGPSLVHGRSRSWGWAFASPMRAFTKPTPTSMTKSGPNGNSKNSNGTPNLAAIPSLLSMRG from the coding sequence ATGGCGGTTGACGACGACATGTGCAGCGGCGACGGAATGCAATGCACAGACCACCCATACCGAACCACCTCTCCGGGCGGCGGAGGGATCTGCGCTCTCTGCCTCCAAGACAAACTCGGTAAACTcgtctcctcctcctccacttcctTCTTCATTGGGTCCAACTCCTCTTCCTCCCCTTCCTTCAGATCTGATGTCCCTTCatccaccaccaccgccgccgctACAACTTCCATGTCTATTTCTCTCTCTGCCGCACCCGCTGCCGCCACTTCTACTTCAAATGTCGTAGCTGCTAGTGCCAGCAacggtggtagtggtggtggaaGTCGCTATCATCATTATCAACATCATCAAGAAAGTCATCATAATAATCATAGGAGGGCCCGCATACCTTTTCTACTCActcaaaagaagaagaaaaaagctCCACCTCATGATAATCTGTCTTCTTCTACTGCTACTGTTTCAGCTGCTACGACTACGACGACTTCCGTTCTCAAACGGAGTAAATCCACAGCTACGCCGCGATCCGGCCGTTATCTTAACGGCGATTACTCTCAAGACTTCAGTCCTAGACGGAGGGGCTTTTGGTCTTTTCTCCACCTTTCCAACAGCAGTCACAACAACGACTTCAATCACCATAAAAAGACGACGACGACTACAACGACAACGACAACGACAACGACAACGACGGCGGAAAAGCCGGGCCCACTTATAGGTTCATCTACTATCGCAGCTGCGCCGGAAGCTGTTACAGTGGCGGTGGTTGTGGTGGATGAGAGTCAAGACGACAGTCCCAACAGTAGCAGCGGCGGTGGAGGCGGCGGGAGTAATACGTCGTCGTTTGGTCGTAAAGTGTCCAGATCTAGATCTGTAGGGTGTGGGAGCAGGAGTTTTTCCGGGGATTTCTTCGAGAGGATTTCAACGGGGTTTGGGGACTGTACTCTACGGCGCGTGGAATCACAGCGTGAAGGAAGCAAACATCGCCACTCAACTTCACGCGCCGCTGGGGATACTGTACGAGAGAAAGTCCGATGCGGTGGTTTGTTTGGTGGTCTCATCAttacttcctcttcctcctcaacATCCTCGTCTTCGTCTTATTGGGCCGGGGACGCAAGACCGAATGGACCGACAGCGACGCCGGCTGGGCCGTCGCTAGTGCATGGGCGGAGTAGGAGTTGGGGATGGGCTTTTGCTAGCCCAATGAGAGCATTTACTAAGCCCACACCAACAAGTATGACAAAAAGTGGGCCCAATGGAAATAGTAAAAACAGCAATGGAACACCTAATTTAGCTGCCATTCCTTCACTGTTATCAATGAGAGGTTAA